In Gordonia iterans, the following proteins share a genomic window:
- a CDS encoding enoyl-CoA hydratase family protein: protein MPISTVRPEPGIAVITVDRPPVNALTTADWFALASLLKTTGDDPETRVVILTAQGRGFNAGVDIKEMQETDGFDALIGANQGCAAAFSAVYDCAVPVIAAVHGFCVGGGVGLVGNADVIVAAEGTVFGLPEVDRGALGAATHLARLVPHHLMRTLYYTAQNVTAEQLEHFGSVYRVVPRDELIEAAMEVGRSIAAKDTRVIRAAKAAINNIDPVDVKKSYLMEQRYTYELNLAGVGDEHRDAFVAGSGASGTHGTVAGSGASGTPDTTAEKGAR, encoded by the coding sequence GTGCCGATCAGCACCGTCCGTCCCGAACCCGGCATCGCCGTGATCACCGTCGACCGGCCGCCGGTCAATGCGCTGACCACCGCCGACTGGTTCGCGTTGGCTTCCCTGCTGAAGACCACGGGCGACGATCCCGAGACCCGCGTGGTGATCCTCACCGCGCAGGGGCGCGGCTTCAACGCCGGCGTCGACATCAAAGAGATGCAGGAGACCGACGGCTTCGACGCCCTCATCGGGGCGAACCAGGGCTGCGCCGCCGCCTTCTCGGCGGTGTACGACTGCGCCGTCCCGGTGATCGCCGCGGTCCACGGATTCTGCGTCGGCGGCGGCGTCGGCCTGGTCGGCAATGCCGACGTGATCGTCGCGGCCGAGGGCACGGTCTTCGGACTGCCGGAGGTCGATCGGGGCGCGCTGGGCGCCGCGACGCATCTGGCCCGGCTGGTGCCGCACCATCTGATGCGCACGCTCTACTACACCGCGCAGAACGTCACCGCCGAGCAGCTGGAGCACTTCGGATCGGTGTACCGGGTGGTGCCCCGTGACGAATTGATCGAGGCCGCCATGGAGGTGGGCCGCAGCATCGCCGCCAAGGACACCCGGGTGATCCGGGCCGCCAAGGCCGCCATCAACAACATCGATCCCGTCGACGTGAAGAAGAGCTACCTGATGGAGCAGCGCTACACCTACGAGCTCAACCTTGCCGGAGTCGGCGACGAGCACCGCGATGCCTTCGTCGCCGGGAGCGGAGCGAGCGGGACGCATGGCACCGTCGCCGGGAGCGGAGCGAGCGGGACACCTGACACAACAGCAGAGAAGGGCGCTCGCTGA
- a CDS encoding CoA transferase subunit A — protein sequence MPKDKTSSLDDVIADLDDGMTIGIGGWGGRRKPMALVRALARSAVKDLTVVAYGGADLGLLCAAGKVRRAYYGFVSLDSAPFYDPWFARARTSGSLEVREMDEGMIKCGLEAAAARLPFLPIRAGLGSDVPAFWDGELKTVESPYPDSDGRIQTLIAMPALRLDAALVHLDVADCHGNAAYTGVDPYFDDLFLAAADRRYLEADRVVPTDELVDSVARERLLINRMDVDRVVLAPNGAHFTFAGEYPRDEAFQRFYVESAADDEAWAAFRDRFLAVDEETYQREVAQWQTEQEEAR from the coding sequence ATGCCGAAGGACAAAACCAGTTCGCTCGACGACGTGATCGCCGACCTCGACGACGGCATGACGATCGGCATCGGCGGGTGGGGCGGGCGCCGCAAGCCGATGGCCCTGGTCAGGGCGCTCGCCCGATCCGCCGTCAAGGATCTGACCGTCGTCGCCTACGGTGGCGCCGATCTCGGATTGCTCTGTGCCGCAGGGAAGGTCCGGCGCGCCTACTACGGGTTCGTCTCCCTCGACTCGGCGCCCTTCTACGACCCCTGGTTCGCCCGGGCCCGGACTTCCGGTTCCCTCGAGGTGCGTGAGATGGACGAGGGCATGATCAAGTGCGGGCTCGAAGCGGCGGCCGCACGGCTCCCCTTCCTGCCGATCCGCGCCGGTCTCGGCTCCGACGTCCCCGCCTTCTGGGACGGTGAGCTCAAGACCGTCGAGTCGCCGTATCCGGACTCCGACGGGCGGATCCAGACGCTCATCGCCATGCCCGCCCTACGGCTCGACGCCGCCCTGGTGCATCTGGACGTCGCCGACTGCCACGGCAACGCGGCGTACACGGGCGTCGACCCGTACTTCGACGACCTCTTCCTGGCCGCCGCTGACCGCCGCTATCTGGAGGCCGACCGTGTGGTGCCCACCGATGAGCTGGTCGACAGTGTCGCCCGCGAACGCCTGCTGATCAACCGGATGGACGTCGACCGCGTGGTGCTCGCGCCGAACGGAGCGCACTTCACTTTTGCCGGCGAGTACCCGCGCGACGAAGCCTTTCAGCGGTTCTACGTCGAGTCCGCGGCGGACGACGAGGCGTGGGCCGCGTTCCGCGACAGATTCCTCGCCGTCGACGAAGAGACTTACCAGCGCGAAGTGGCGCAATGGCAGACCGAACAGGAGGAGGCCCGATGA
- a CDS encoding class I SAM-dependent methyltransferase, producing MDQPVDLSALRRFPDVEGPGLAAADAADRLLLDEGAAAIAGTAPGALVVVDDAYGALTLGAAETGARRIRVHQDLITGERALAANAERLGPADRFDSVPLGPETFRGATTVLLRLPRALDRLAEVAALIAAYADPSVRLFATGRIKHMSVSMNEVLHTVFDRVDVTRARQKSRVLIASGPRVSDGAHATAEWPRRLNHPDLGLTVVAHGGVFAGTRIDIGTRFLLDQSPQFPDVASAVDLACGSGVIAAALARRHPTLRVTATDRSAAAVSSARATARANGVADRVVVVPADGAETLPNATQELVLLNPPFHSDAALSTGIAEHLFVEAARALRPGGELWCVWNSHLRYRPALERIVGPTRQIARNRKFTVTASARR from the coding sequence GTGGATCAACCGGTGGACCTCAGCGCGCTGCGACGCTTTCCCGACGTCGAGGGACCGGGCCTGGCCGCCGCCGACGCGGCCGACCGGCTGCTCCTCGACGAGGGCGCCGCCGCCATAGCCGGCACCGCACCGGGTGCGCTGGTGGTGGTCGACGATGCGTACGGAGCCCTCACCCTGGGCGCCGCCGAGACAGGCGCCCGGCGAATCCGGGTGCATCAGGACCTGATCACCGGCGAACGCGCCCTCGCCGCGAACGCCGAACGCCTCGGCCCCGCCGACCGGTTCGACTCCGTGCCGTTGGGGCCGGAGACGTTCCGCGGCGCGACGACGGTGCTGCTCCGGCTGCCCCGCGCCCTCGACCGGCTGGCCGAGGTCGCCGCGCTGATCGCCGCATACGCCGATCCGTCCGTCCGGCTGTTCGCGACCGGGCGGATCAAACACATGTCGGTGTCCATGAACGAGGTCCTGCACACCGTGTTCGACCGAGTCGACGTGACCCGTGCCCGTCAGAAGTCTCGCGTGCTCATCGCCTCGGGCCCACGCGTATCCGACGGCGCGCACGCGACCGCGGAGTGGCCTCGCCGACTGAACCACCCCGACCTCGGCCTGACCGTCGTCGCACACGGCGGCGTGTTCGCCGGCACCCGGATCGACATCGGCACCAGGTTCCTGCTCGACCAGTCGCCGCAGTTCCCGGACGTCGCCTCAGCCGTCGACCTCGCCTGCGGATCCGGCGTGATCGCCGCCGCTCTCGCGCGACGCCACCCCACCCTCCGGGTGACCGCCACGGACCGTTCGGCCGCCGCGGTGTCGTCGGCCCGCGCGACCGCCCGCGCCAACGGCGTCGCCGACCGGGTGGTCGTCGTGCCCGCCGACGGCGCCGAGACGCTGCCGAACGCGACGCAGGAACTGGTGCTGCTCAATCCGCCGTTCCACAGCGATGCGGCGCTGAGCACCGGGATCGCCGAGCACTTGTTCGTCGAGGCGGCTCGCGCGCTGCGACCCGGCGGCGAACTGTGGTGCGTGTGGAACTCACACCTGCGCTACCGGCCGGCGTTGGAGAGGATCGTCGGGCCGACCCGGCAGATCGCCCGGAATCGCAAGTTCACCGTCACCGCCTCCGCGCGGCGCTGA
- a CDS encoding VOC family protein — MHDMIFVNLPVADLDRSRAFFEGLGYRFDDRFCDGNALALVLGDAIVAMLLRRDFYATFTDKKIVDATAESETLLALSASSRDEVDSLVDKAVEHGATAGRTEDHGFMYGRTYDDLDGHTWEIMWMEPAAVEAGPEEYAKQQGV, encoded by the coding sequence ATGCACGACATGATCTTCGTCAATCTGCCCGTCGCCGACCTGGACCGCTCGCGCGCCTTCTTCGAAGGACTCGGGTACCGGTTCGACGACCGCTTCTGCGACGGCAACGCCCTGGCCCTGGTGCTCGGCGACGCCATCGTCGCGATGCTGCTGCGTCGTGACTTCTACGCCACCTTCACAGACAAGAAGATCGTCGACGCGACCGCCGAGAGCGAGACGCTGCTGGCGTTGAGTGCGAGCAGCCGCGACGAGGTCGACTCGCTGGTCGACAAGGCGGTGGAGCACGGTGCCACGGCCGGGCGCACCGAGGATCACGGGTTCATGTACGGCCGGACGTACGACGACCTCGACGGCCACACGTGGGAGATCATGTGGATGGAGCCGGCCGCAGTCGAGGCAGGCCCGGAAGAATACGCGAAGCAGCAGGGAGTGTGA
- a CDS encoding TetR/AcrR family transcriptional regulator → MAARTTGGSRRDELLVIAGDLFADRGLRATTVRDIADAAGILSGSLYHHFDSKESMVDELLRGFLDDLFARYREIVGAGLNAADTLRQLVIASFESIDAQHTAVAIYQNEARRLADEERFAYIADRNVEFRELWESVLRRGVDDGEFRADLDVELVYRFLRDTVWVAVRWYRPGGPKSVDQIAGQYLSVVLDGILPR, encoded by the coding sequence GTGGCTGCGAGAACGACGGGCGGTTCGCGGCGCGACGAACTGCTGGTGATCGCCGGCGATCTGTTCGCCGACCGCGGGCTGCGGGCGACGACGGTCCGCGACATCGCCGATGCGGCAGGCATCCTTTCGGGCAGCCTGTACCACCACTTCGACTCCAAAGAGTCGATGGTCGACGAACTGCTCCGAGGCTTCCTCGACGATCTCTTCGCGCGATACCGGGAGATCGTCGGCGCGGGCCTGAACGCGGCAGACACCTTGCGACAATTGGTGATCGCATCGTTCGAGTCCATCGACGCGCAGCACACCGCTGTCGCGATCTACCAGAATGAGGCGCGGCGGTTGGCCGACGAGGAGCGCTTCGCCTACATCGCCGATCGCAACGTCGAGTTCCGGGAGCTGTGGGAATCGGTGTTGCGGCGCGGCGTCGACGACGGCGAGTTCCGCGCCGACCTCGATGTCGAGCTGGTCTACCGTTTCCTGCGCGACACCGTGTGGGTGGCAGTGCGCTGGTACCGGCCCGGCGGACCCAAGAGCGTGGACCAGATCGCCGGCCAGTACCTGTCGGTGGTGCTCGACGGGATCCTTCCGAGGTGA
- a CDS encoding aldehyde dehydrogenase family protein encodes MTKPVEKTARAGDKVSSEAHTLSELLEIQKAAFLRDGIPDAATRIDRIARLGQLLLDNAEEITAALNEDFGTRPREVSVTTDVAGCLIDLTDQRRHVAEWMEETNVAKLQGMLGLKQRLRHDPLGVVGIMGPWNFPLQLTFVPAGSAFAAGNRVLMRPSSVTAKTTEVIARVAPDYFSIEELAVVTSAHGGGADFAKLPVDHMFFTGSPEVGASVAAEAAKNLVPVTLELGGKNPAIVDLDTDITEAANFLADARMINGGQVCLCPDYVFVPEGKVGEFTEKVLARWTKMFPSIVDNTQYTSTVNEKNYTRIVGLIEDAVELGATKHQVIPAGEDLPNAPTRKIPPTLLTGVKAGMKIEEDEVFGPVLTVYPYREQSEAIDKINSAGHPLTLYWVGKDNERLAHVADHTRSGSISGNDFAMHLLTGHLPFGGVGRSGMGNYHGKFGFDTFTHERAVFVSRLPFKFADLVTPPFSGFDGKLVDSQMKMWKFLNGRALRKVNKR; translated from the coding sequence ATGACCAAGCCAGTAGAGAAGACCGCGCGCGCCGGAGACAAGGTGTCCTCCGAAGCGCATACCCTCAGCGAACTGCTCGAGATCCAGAAGGCTGCGTTTCTGCGCGACGGGATCCCCGACGCCGCGACCCGGATCGACCGGATCGCGCGGCTCGGTCAGCTTCTTCTCGACAATGCCGAGGAGATCACGGCGGCGTTGAACGAGGACTTCGGCACTCGCCCGCGCGAGGTCTCGGTCACCACCGACGTCGCAGGCTGCCTGATCGATCTGACCGATCAGCGCCGGCACGTCGCCGAGTGGATGGAGGAGACCAACGTCGCCAAGCTGCAGGGGATGCTCGGGCTCAAGCAGCGCCTGCGCCACGACCCGCTGGGCGTGGTAGGCATCATGGGGCCCTGGAACTTCCCGCTGCAGCTGACCTTTGTGCCCGCGGGCTCGGCGTTCGCCGCAGGCAACCGCGTGCTGATGCGGCCCTCGTCGGTCACCGCGAAGACCACCGAGGTGATCGCGCGGGTGGCTCCGGACTACTTCTCGATCGAGGAACTGGCCGTGGTCACTTCCGCGCACGGCGGCGGCGCGGATTTCGCGAAGCTTCCGGTGGACCACATGTTCTTCACCGGTTCCCCCGAGGTCGGCGCCTCGGTGGCCGCAGAGGCCGCGAAGAATCTGGTTCCGGTGACCCTGGAGCTCGGCGGCAAGAATCCGGCCATCGTCGACCTCGACACCGACATCACTGAGGCGGCGAACTTCCTGGCCGATGCCCGCATGATCAACGGCGGCCAGGTCTGCCTGTGCCCGGATTATGTCTTCGTTCCCGAGGGCAAGGTCGGCGAGTTCACCGAGAAGGTGCTCGCGCGCTGGACCAAGATGTTCCCGAGCATCGTCGACAACACCCAGTACACCTCGACGGTCAACGAGAAGAACTACACCCGCATCGTCGGGCTGATCGAGGACGCCGTGGAGCTCGGGGCGACCAAGCACCAGGTGATCCCGGCGGGTGAGGATCTGCCGAACGCGCCGACGCGCAAGATCCCGCCGACTCTGCTCACCGGGGTCAAGGCCGGCATGAAGATCGAGGAGGACGAGGTCTTCGGTCCGGTGCTGACGGTGTACCCCTACCGGGAGCAGAGCGAGGCGATCGACAAGATCAACTCGGCCGGCCATCCGCTCACTCTCTACTGGGTCGGCAAGGACAACGAGCGCCTCGCGCACGTCGCCGATCACACCCGCAGCGGCTCGATCAGCGGCAACGACTTCGCCATGCACCTGCTCACCGGTCATCTGCCGTTCGGCGGCGTCGGTCGCTCGGGCATGGGCAACTACCACGGAAAGTTCGGCTTCGACACCTTCACCCATGAGCGCGCGGTGTTCGTGTCCAGGCTGCCGTTCAAGTTCGCGGACCTGGTCACGCCGCCGTTCTCCGGCTTCGACGGCAAGCTCGTCGACTCGCAGATGAAGATGTGGAAGTTCCTCAACGGCCGCGCCCTGCGCAAGGTCAACAAGCGCTGA
- a CDS encoding acetyl-CoA C-acetyltransferase: MSSPQAYIVDAIRTPVGKRGGSLAHVHPADLGAHVISSILTRTGIDPEAVDDVVFGCVDTIGPQAGNIARTAWLAAGMPLGVPGTTVDRQCGSSQQAIHFAAQAVMSGTQDVVLAGGVQNMSAIPISQAMIAGQEFGFTTPTAESVGWTERFGDAEISQFVGADMMAKRWGIARRDSEEWALRSHQRARAAIADGRFGAETVPLGECVVDECPRETSLEKMASLDVLVPGTELTAAMASQICDGASATLVVSERALTEHGLTPRARIHHMTVRGDDPVMMLSAPIPATAHALATSGMTIDEIDVVEINEAFAPVVLAWLKETGADPERVNPNGGGIALGHPLGATGAKLFATLLCELERTGGRYGLQTMCEGGGTANVTIVERLG, from the coding sequence AGTCCGCAGGCCTACATCGTCGATGCGATCCGTACCCCCGTCGGCAAGCGCGGTGGATCGCTCGCGCATGTGCATCCGGCCGACCTCGGTGCGCACGTGATCTCGTCGATCCTCACGCGCACCGGCATCGACCCGGAGGCTGTCGACGACGTCGTCTTCGGGTGCGTCGACACGATCGGCCCGCAGGCCGGCAACATCGCGCGGACCGCGTGGCTGGCGGCGGGGATGCCGCTCGGCGTTCCGGGCACCACCGTCGACCGGCAGTGCGGTTCGAGTCAGCAGGCGATCCACTTCGCCGCGCAGGCGGTGATGAGCGGCACCCAGGACGTGGTGCTGGCCGGGGGCGTGCAGAACATGAGCGCCATCCCGATCAGCCAGGCGATGATCGCCGGTCAGGAGTTCGGGTTCACCACTCCCACCGCGGAATCGGTGGGCTGGACCGAGCGCTTCGGGGACGCCGAGATCAGCCAGTTCGTCGGCGCCGACATGATGGCGAAGCGGTGGGGCATCGCGCGCCGGGACTCCGAAGAATGGGCGCTGCGCAGCCATCAGCGGGCGCGAGCGGCGATCGCGGACGGCCGGTTCGGTGCCGAGACCGTCCCGTTGGGCGAGTGCGTGGTGGACGAGTGCCCGCGCGAGACGAGCCTGGAGAAGATGGCTTCGCTCGACGTGTTGGTGCCCGGTACCGAGCTGACCGCGGCGATGGCCTCCCAGATCTGCGACGGCGCCTCGGCCACTCTCGTGGTGTCCGAGCGCGCCCTGACCGAGCACGGTCTCACTCCCCGCGCGCGGATTCACCACATGACGGTGCGGGGCGACGACCCGGTCATGATGCTGTCCGCACCGATTCCGGCCACCGCGCACGCGCTCGCCACATCCGGGATGACGATCGACGAGATCGACGTCGTCGAGATCAACGAGGCGTTCGCGCCGGTGGTGCTCGCCTGGCTGAAGGAGACCGGCGCCGATCCCGAGCGCGTCAACCCGAACGGCGGCGGGATCGCCCTCGGCCATCCGCTGGGGGCCACCGGGGCGAAACTCTTCGCGACGCTCCTGTGCGAGCTGGAGCGCACCGGTGGCCGCTACGGATTGCAGACGATGTGCGAGGGCGGTGGCACCGCGAACGTGACGATCGTCGAACGGCTGGGTTGA
- a CDS encoding sigma-70 family RNA polymerase sigma factor yields MTTDEAAPSTSTGQCFEELATGMRAELLAHCYRMLGSPSDAEDVLQEVYLRAWRGFHGFEGRSSARTWMYKIATNACLNALESRGRRPLPTGLGAPESDPGVPVVADEETPWLGPLPDAALGDPAEVAARRESVGLAMAAALQHLPPRQRATLILRDVLVFSAAETAELLDTTVPSANSALARARKTLAQAQARAGIGEGRRAAELTEHEQHVWAEFCAAFERHDIDGVVKVLAADAIWEMPPFPGWYRGAAAIGVLTSTQCPAQRAGDLRMIPTVCNGLPAAGMYLRQPEGDVWRPFQLDVLTLEGGEVAHVAAFFLPDAFRLAGLPAEVR; encoded by the coding sequence GTGACCACCGACGAGGCGGCCCCTTCGACGAGCACAGGGCAGTGCTTCGAAGAGCTCGCGACCGGGATGCGCGCCGAGCTCCTTGCGCACTGCTACCGCATGCTCGGCTCGCCGTCTGACGCCGAAGACGTGCTGCAGGAGGTCTACCTGCGGGCGTGGCGCGGATTCCACGGCTTCGAAGGGCGCTCGTCGGCACGCACCTGGATGTACAAGATCGCCACCAACGCCTGCCTGAACGCGTTGGAGAGTCGGGGCCGGCGACCGTTGCCCACCGGCCTCGGGGCGCCGGAATCCGATCCCGGCGTGCCGGTGGTCGCCGACGAGGAGACGCCGTGGTTGGGGCCGCTCCCCGACGCGGCGCTCGGCGATCCGGCCGAAGTGGCCGCGCGGCGGGAAAGCGTCGGCCTGGCGATGGCTGCGGCGCTGCAGCATCTGCCGCCGCGTCAGCGTGCCACCCTGATCCTGCGTGACGTCCTGGTGTTCTCCGCCGCCGAGACCGCAGAGCTGCTGGACACGACGGTGCCGTCGGCGAACAGCGCGCTGGCGCGGGCACGCAAGACGCTGGCGCAGGCCCAGGCACGTGCCGGCATCGGCGAGGGCCGACGGGCAGCGGAACTGACCGAACACGAGCAGCACGTCTGGGCGGAGTTCTGCGCGGCGTTCGAGCGGCACGACATCGACGGCGTCGTGAAAGTCCTCGCAGCGGACGCGATCTGGGAGATGCCGCCGTTCCCGGGCTGGTACCGCGGTGCTGCGGCGATCGGCGTCCTGACCTCCACCCAGTGCCCGGCCCAGCGCGCCGGCGACCTGCGCATGATCCCCACGGTGTGCAACGGGCTTCCTGCGGCCGGAATGTACCTGCGGCAGCCGGAGGGTGACGTGTGGCGGCCGTTCCAGCTCGACGTGCTCACCCTCGAAGGCGGCGAGGTGGCGCACGTGGCGGCGTTCTTCCTGCCGGACGCGTTCCGGCTCGCCGGCCTGCCGGCGGAGGTGCGCTGA
- a CDS encoding NAD(P)H-dependent flavin oxidoreductase — MRSAPLRTRLTDLVGVEYPIVQTGMGWVSGPQLTAATANAGGLGILASATMTYDELAAAVAQTKSLTDRPFGVNLRADASDAAERVDLMIREGVKVASFALAPKPELIAKLKDAGAVVIPSIGAAKHAVKVAGWGADAVIVQGGEGGGHTGPVATSLLLPSVIDALGGRDGETAIPVIAAGGFFDGRGLVAALSYGASGIAMGTRFLLTSDSEVPDSVKHEYLRRGLGDTVVSTKVDGMPHRVLRTDLVEALESGSRAKALIAAARNANEFKQLTGMRWTSLLRDGRAMRRSGERTWQQIIMAANTPMLLRAAMVDGNPDAGVFASGQVVGMIDDLPSCDDLIQSVMAQARARLDAIARIGADQPESRTP; from the coding sequence ATGAGGTCGGCACCGCTGAGGACGAGACTGACCGACCTCGTCGGCGTCGAGTACCCGATCGTCCAGACCGGGATGGGCTGGGTCTCCGGACCGCAGCTCACCGCGGCCACCGCCAATGCAGGCGGGCTGGGGATTCTCGCGTCGGCCACGATGACGTACGACGAGCTCGCCGCCGCCGTCGCCCAGACCAAGTCGCTCACCGACAGGCCCTTCGGCGTGAATCTCCGCGCCGACGCGAGCGACGCGGCGGAGCGGGTCGACCTGATGATCCGCGAAGGTGTGAAGGTGGCGTCGTTCGCGCTCGCACCGAAACCGGAGCTGATCGCCAAGCTGAAAGACGCGGGGGCGGTGGTGATCCCGTCGATCGGCGCCGCCAAGCACGCGGTCAAGGTCGCCGGCTGGGGTGCCGACGCGGTGATCGTGCAGGGCGGTGAGGGCGGCGGCCACACCGGTCCCGTCGCCACCTCCCTGCTGCTGCCGTCGGTGATCGACGCGCTCGGAGGGCGAGACGGCGAGACCGCCATTCCGGTGATCGCGGCCGGCGGCTTCTTCGACGGCCGCGGGCTGGTCGCGGCCCTCTCCTACGGGGCCTCCGGAATCGCCATGGGCACTCGATTCCTGCTCACCTCGGACTCGGAGGTGCCCGACAGCGTGAAACACGAGTACCTCCGGCGCGGGCTGGGCGACACGGTCGTCTCGACCAAGGTCGACGGCATGCCGCACCGCGTCTTGCGTACCGATCTGGTCGAGGCGCTCGAAAGCGGCTCGCGCGCCAAGGCGCTGATCGCCGCCGCCCGGAACGCCAATGAGTTCAAACAGCTCACCGGGATGCGCTGGACGTCGCTCCTGCGCGACGGCCGCGCCATGAGGCGCTCCGGAGAACGCACGTGGCAGCAGATCATCATGGCGGCCAACACCCCCATGCTCCTGCGCGCCGCGATGGTCGACGGCAACCCCGACGCGGGCGTCTTCGCTTCCGGCCAGGTGGTCGGCATGATCGACGACCTCCCCAGCTGCGACGACCTCATCCAGTCGGTGATGGCGCAGGCCCGCGCCCGGCTGGACGCCATCGCACGGATCGGCGCCGATCAGCCGGAGTCGCGGACGCCCTGA
- a CDS encoding CoA-transferase subunit beta, with the protein MSAEISRAEYCVAACAAIFDGAGEIMASPMAPVPLLGARLARLTTEPELLITDGEALILADTPAIGRSGAIEGWLPFRKVFDVVASGRRHVVMGANQIDRFGNQNLSAFGPLQHPTRQMFGVRGAPGNTINHATSYWVPRHSTRIFTESVDIVCGVGFDRVDERNPAFDHVHIHRVVTDLGVFDFGGPGHSMRALSLHPGVRADQVAENTGFSVAELDSAPVTATPTVEQLTLIREVLDPKGVRNREVRS; encoded by the coding sequence ATGAGCGCCGAAATCAGCCGCGCCGAGTACTGCGTGGCCGCGTGCGCCGCGATCTTCGACGGCGCGGGAGAGATCATGGCGTCGCCGATGGCCCCGGTCCCGCTCTTGGGCGCCCGGCTCGCCCGGCTCACCACCGAACCCGAGCTGCTGATCACGGACGGCGAGGCGCTGATCCTGGCGGACACCCCGGCGATCGGCCGCTCCGGCGCGATCGAAGGCTGGCTGCCCTTCCGGAAGGTGTTCGACGTCGTCGCGTCGGGCCGCCGTCACGTGGTGATGGGCGCCAACCAGATAGACCGCTTCGGCAATCAGAACCTGTCGGCGTTCGGTCCCCTGCAACACCCGACCCGGCAGATGTTCGGCGTACGCGGGGCTCCCGGCAACACCATCAACCATGCGACCAGCTACTGGGTGCCCCGACACAGCACGAGGATCTTCACCGAGTCGGTCGACATCGTCTGCGGTGTCGGCTTCGACCGGGTCGACGAGCGCAATCCGGCGTTCGACCACGTGCACATCCATCGTGTGGTCACCGATCTGGGCGTCTTCGACTTCGGCGGTCCCGGTCACAGCATGCGGGCCCTGTCCCTGCATCCGGGCGTCAGGGCAGATCAGGTCGCGGAGAACACCGGATTCAGTGTCGCCGAGCTCGATTCGGCACCGGTCACCGCCACCCCGACCGTCGAACAGCTGACGCTGATCCGCGAGGTCCTCGACCCCAAGGGTGTACGGAACCGCGAGGTCCGGTCATGA
- a CDS encoding SDR family oxidoreductase — protein sequence MTAAVHGVGLDLSGQVVLVTGGVRGVGAGIATVLADAGAIPVVCARRPGDGAPVHEFAACDVRDPAAVAAMVAGIVDRHGRLDGVVNNAGGSPFVLAAEASDGFSSKIVELNLVAPLVVARAAQAVMAGQDGGGAIVNVSSVSGHRPSPGTAAYGAAKAGLDNLTTSLAVEWAPKVRINSVIAGPVRTESSHLHYGDDDGVAAVGRTIPMGRLAEPADIGNAVAFLLSPLASYITGSTLTVHGGGEKPAFLDAANAGNSPLGS from the coding sequence ATGACAGCAGCGGTGCACGGAGTCGGGCTCGACCTCAGCGGCCAGGTGGTCCTGGTGACCGGAGGCGTGCGCGGCGTCGGCGCGGGCATCGCGACGGTGCTCGCGGACGCCGGAGCGATCCCGGTGGTCTGCGCGCGGCGGCCGGGCGACGGCGCGCCGGTGCACGAGTTCGCCGCCTGCGACGTCCGCGACCCCGCCGCCGTCGCCGCGATGGTGGCCGGAATCGTCGACCGTCACGGGCGGCTCGACGGGGTGGTCAACAACGCCGGCGGTTCGCCGTTCGTGCTGGCCGCCGAGGCATCCGACGGCTTCTCGTCGAAGATCGTCGAGCTGAACCTGGTGGCGCCCTTGGTGGTCGCGCGGGCGGCGCAGGCGGTGATGGCCGGGCAGGACGGGGGCGGCGCGATCGTCAACGTGTCCAGTGTCAGCGGCCATCGGCCCTCGCCGGGCACCGCCGCTTACGGCGCGGCCAAGGCGGGGCTGGACAACCTGACCACCTCGCTCGCCGTGGAATGGGCGCCGAAGGTGCGCATCAACTCGGTGATCGCCGGGCCGGTGCGGACCGAGTCGTCGCACCTGCACTACGGCGACGACGACGGGGTGGCCGCCGTCGGGCGGACCATCCCGATGGGCCGGCTGGCCGAGCCCGCCGACATCGGGAACGCAGTGGCGTTCCTCTTGTCGCCGTTGGCGTCGTACATCACCGGTTCCACCCTCACCGTGCACGGGGGCGGAGAGAAGCCCGCTTTCCTGGACGCGGCGAACGCGGGCAACTCCCCGCTCGGCAGTTGA